The Tenrec ecaudatus isolate mTenEca1 chromosome 9, mTenEca1.hap1, whole genome shotgun sequence genome window below encodes:
- the GPR22 gene encoding G-protein coupled receptor 22: MCFPPVLEVNMQSESNITVRDDIDDIDTNMYQPLSYPLSFQVSLTGFLMLEIVLGLGSNLTVLVLYCMKSNLINSVSNIITMNLHVLDVIICVGCIPLTMVILLLSLESNTALICCFHEACVSFASVSTAINVFAITLDRYDISVKPANRILTMGRAVMLMISIWIFSFFSFLIPFMEVNFFSLPSGNTWENKTLLCVSTNEYYTELGMYYHLLVQIPIFFFTVVVMLITYTKILQALNIRIGTRFSTGQKKKTRKKKTISLTTQHEPTDLSQSSGGRNVVFGVRTSVSVIIALRRAVKRHRERRERQKRVFKMSLLIISTFLLCWTPISVLNTTILCVGPSDLLVKLRLCFLVMAYGTTIFHPLLYAFTRQKFQKVLKSKMKKRVVSIVEADPMPNNAVIHNSWIDPKRNQKITFEDSEIREKCLVPQVVTD, encoded by the coding sequence ATGTGTTTTCCTCCCGTTCTGGAAGTCAACATGCAGTCTGAATCTAACATTACAGTGCGAGATGACATTGATGACATCGACACCAATATGTACCAACCACTATCATATCCATTAAGCTTTCAAGTGTCTCTCACCGGATTTCTGATGTTAGAAATTGTGTTGGGACTGGGCAGCAACCTCACCGTACTGGTACTTTACTGCATGAAATCCAACCTAATCAACTCTGTCAGTAACATTATCACGATGAACCTTCATGTGCTTGATGTAATCATTTGCGTGGGGTGCATCCCTCTCACTATGGTGATCCTTCTGCTTTCTCTGGAGAGTAACACCGCTCTcatctgctgcttccacgaggctTGTGTATCTTTTGCGAGTGTCTCCACAGCCATCAACGTCTTTGCTATCACTCTGGACAGATATGACATCTCAGTAAAACCTGCAAACCGAATCCTGACAATGGGCAGAGCTGTAATGTTAATGATATCCATAtggattttctcatttttttccttcctgattCCCTTTATGGAGGTCAATTTTTTCAGCCTTCCGAGTGGAAATACGTGGGAAAACAAGACACTTTTGTGCGTCAGTACAAATGAATACTACACTGAACTGGGAATGTATTACCATCTGCTGGTACAGATCCCAATATTCTTTTTCACCGTTGTCGTCATGTTAATCACGTACACCAAAATACTTCAGGCTCTTAATATTCGAATAGGCACAAGATTTTCAACAGGGCAGAAGAAGAAAACTAGGAAGAAAAAGACCATTTCTCTAACGACGCAGCATGAGCCCACAGACCTGTCTCAAAGCAGTGGGGGCAGGAATGTGGTGTTCGGGGTCAGGACTTCGGTGTCCGTCATCATCGCCCTGCGGAGAGCTGTGAAACGGCACCGGGAACGGCGAGAGCGGCAAAAGAGGGTCTTCAAAATGTCCTTACTGATCATTTCTACATTTCTTCTCTGCTGGACACCAATTTCTGTTTTAAATACCACCATTTTATGTGTAGGCCCAAGTGACCTTTTGGTAAAATTAAGATTGTGTTTTCTAGTCATGGCGTATGGCACAACCATATTTCACCCTCTATTGTACGCATTCACtagacaaaaatttcaaaaggtcttgaaaagtaaaatgaaaaagcGAGTTGTTTCTATCGTAGAAGCTGACCCCATGCCTAATAATGCTGTAATACATAACTCGTGGATAGATCCTAAAAGGAACCAAAAAATTACCTTTGAAGACAGTGAAATCAGAGAGAAATGTTTAGTACCTCAGGTTGTCACAGACTAG